The Lysinibacillus irui sequence GGCATTACTTTCAATTAATATCAAGTCACCTCCACTGGATTGTGCCATCATTTTACTAAGAGGTAACCCTAAACCCAAACCACGAATAGTATATTTTTTATTCTCTCCTCTATAAAAACGCTCAAAAATAAAAGCCTGATCCTCTAGAGGAATTCCGTGACCTGTATCCTTCACAATAATCGATAGTTTATCCCCTCGCTCCTTTAGTATGAGCGTGATCGTTCCTTTATCCATTGCCTGCTTAGCATTAGTTAATAGGTTTGTCATGATTTGTTGAATACGGACAATGTCTACCTGTACATACACTGCTTGTTCAATCAAATGTAAATTTACTTTTACACTGTCTTCATCCTGTAAAACTTCCCATTGCGCCACGGCATCTCGCAACAGCTGATTAACATCCACGGACTGAATTTTAACTGGAATTGCGTCCACAGCAAAATGGTTAAAGGCAAGTAAGTCACCGACCATTGTTTTCATTTTTGTTGTTTCAACCATAGCCATTTCAATAAAATCCATGGCATCCAATCCTGTTACAACACCATCTTTTACAGCTTGTAGTAAGCCACTTATGGAGGTAACAGGTGTTTTCAATTCATGGGTAACGCCCGCTAATAACTCCGTTCGAGTTTTCTCTAGCTGCTCTAATTTGTTTGCCATATTTTCAAAAGATGTAACAAGCTCATAGACCTCTTTTTCCTTACTATCTTGAGGCAAATCAACAGTATAATTACCTTCCTGTATATGCTTGGCTGCCTCTGCTACTTGTTTAATTGGACGAGCTAAACGTTTTGATAAGAAGTAAATAGCAATCCAACCCAATAAGGCTAATGCTCCAATTAATAAAGCAAGCTGACCATATGCTTGGTTAACTCTTGTTAGATTGTCCTTCTTCTCCTTCACAAGTACCCAGCCCAATAACTGATTATTACCTTCTATCTTTCTTTTCACCACATATTCAGGCTCTAGCCCCCCTGTTATTTCCTTCGTACCTTCTTCATCGTCCAACAAGCCCGCTACATTTTTAGCACTACCAGGTGGTACGGGTCGGTTACTTGTAAGGATATTGCCTTCTGTATCAACGACATATAAAATAGGATCTATTTCTCTCATATTAAAACGCTCTCGATCCCCAATAAAACCTGGTATACCATTAATTGGACCATTATTTGGGTTTGTTGTATCCGTTAAACGATAGACCGTCTCGTCTGCTAAAAATTCCATTAATTCTAATCGATTTTCAAATGTTGTATGGCGAATCCACGCTGCCGAGATGAGAAAAATGATAGCCAATCCTATAAAAAGTGTAAGTAAATAACGGCTTGTCCAATAATGAAGTAAGGATATACGCTTATTTTTTTTGAACACTTAACTGATACCCCAATCCACGTAGCGTTTTTATTTCTCCTTCTTTCACATCCCAATCTTTTAAAGCCCTTCGTAGCCTTTTTATTGCTAAATCTACCGCACGATCACTACCTTCATACTCCCAACCCCAAATTTGATCTATTAGCTGCTCACGGGTAAATGTTTGATTAGGATGATCAACTAAAAACATAAGCACCGATAAATCTCTTGGCGTTAATATAATTTCTTCGCCTCCCAGAAATACTCTATGTGCTTTCCTATCAATTTGGAGCGATCCATAACGTTTTATTGTGGATGAATCTAGG is a genomic window containing:
- a CDS encoding sensor histidine kinase codes for the protein MFKKNKRISLLHYWTSRYLLTLFIGLAIIFLISAAWIRHTTFENRLELMEFLADETVYRLTDTTNPNNGPINGIPGFIGDRERFNMREIDPILYVVDTEGNILTSNRPVPPGSAKNVAGLLDDEEGTKEITGGLEPEYVVKRKIEGNNQLLGWVLVKEKKDNLTRVNQAYGQLALLIGALALLGWIAIYFLSKRLARPIKQVAEAAKHIQEGNYTVDLPQDSKEKEVYELVTSFENMANKLEQLEKTRTELLAGVTHELKTPVTSISGLLQAVKDGVVTGLDAMDFIEMAMVETTKMKTMVGDLLAFNHFAVDAIPVKIQSVDVNQLLRDAVAQWEVLQDEDSVKVNLHLIEQAVYVQVDIVRIQQIMTNLLTNAKQAMDKGTITLILKERGDKLSIIVKDTGHGIPLEDQAFIFERFYRGENKKYTIRGLGLGLPLSKMMAQSSGGDLILIESNASGTSFELVLQTATSL